From Nicotiana tabacum cultivar K326 chromosome 22, ASM71507v2, whole genome shotgun sequence, one genomic window encodes:
- the LOC107791963 gene encoding NAC domain-containing protein 21/22 isoform X1 translates to MMGLRDIGATLPPGFRFYPSDEELVCHYLFKKIANEDSLKGTLVEIDLHTCEPWQLPVEVAKLNSSEWYFFSFRDRKYATGFRTNRATTSGYWKATGKDRTVLDPRTRTTVGMRKTLVFYKNRAPNGIKTGWIMHEFRLENPNVPPKEDWVLCRVFHKAKAENSSNNNILSPQNTYEVGVVSSPNNNMDQYHALPYGGYRPNMAAAAVSQRPFHQRQKLFDLMEEDNNQSSYPQLSQEMNKAPSNDQIDEDEYGFLLDMNFEDQSLQDGGVHSSIDDMRFDNNNSLVFI, encoded by the exons ATGATGGGTTTAAGAGACATTGGAGCAACACTGCCTCCTGGTTTTAGATTCTATCCAAGTGATGAAGAATTAGTTTGCCATTATCTCTTCAAGAAAATTGCAAATGAAGATTCTCTTAAAGGTACTTTAGTGGAAATCGATCTCCATACTTGTGAGCCATGGCAGCTTCCTG TAGAGGTGGCAAAGCTCAACTCGAGTGAATGGTACTTCTTCAGCTTTCGAGATCGCAAATACGCAACTGGTTTTCGGACAAATCGGGCCACAACTTCGGGTTATTGGAAAGCCACGGGCAAGGATCGGACGGTGCTAGATCCTCGAACCCGTACGACTGTGGGGATGAGAAAAACTTTAGTCTTCTACAAGAATAGAGCTCCTAATGGAATTAAAACAGGTTGGATCATGCATGAATTCCGCCTCGAAAATCCAAACGTACCCCCTAAG GAAGATTGGGTGTTATGTCGAGTATTTCACAAAGCTAAAGCTGagaacagcagtaacaacaacattCTCAGCCCACAAAACACGTACGAGGTTGGTGTTGTTAGCTCTCCCAATAATAATATGGACCAGTACCATGCCTTGCCTTACGGCGGCTACCGCCCGAATATGGCGGCCGCCGCAGTCTCCCAACGCCCTTTTCATCAAAGGCAGAAGTTGTTTGATTTAATGGAAGAAGACAACAACCAAAGCAGCTATCCTCAGTTATCTCAAGAAATGAACAAAGCTCCATCGAATGATCAAATAGACGAGGATGAGTATGGGTTCTTGTTGGACATGAATTTTGAAGATCAAAGTTTACAAGATGGAGGAGTGCATTCGAGCATTGATGACATGCGATTTGATAATAATAACAGCTTGGTATTCATTTAA
- the LOC107791963 gene encoding NAC domain-containing protein 21/22 isoform X2 translates to MMGLRDIGATLPPGFRFYPSDEELVCHYLFKKIANEDSLKGTLVEIDLHTCEPWQLPEVAKLNSSEWYFFSFRDRKYATGFRTNRATTSGYWKATGKDRTVLDPRTRTTVGMRKTLVFYKNRAPNGIKTGWIMHEFRLENPNVPPKEDWVLCRVFHKAKAENSSNNNILSPQNTYEVGVVSSPNNNMDQYHALPYGGYRPNMAAAAVSQRPFHQRQKLFDLMEEDNNQSSYPQLSQEMNKAPSNDQIDEDEYGFLLDMNFEDQSLQDGGVHSSIDDMRFDNNNSLVFI, encoded by the exons ATGATGGGTTTAAGAGACATTGGAGCAACACTGCCTCCTGGTTTTAGATTCTATCCAAGTGATGAAGAATTAGTTTGCCATTATCTCTTCAAGAAAATTGCAAATGAAGATTCTCTTAAAGGTACTTTAGTGGAAATCGATCTCCATACTTGTGAGCCATGGCAGCTTCCTG AGGTGGCAAAGCTCAACTCGAGTGAATGGTACTTCTTCAGCTTTCGAGATCGCAAATACGCAACTGGTTTTCGGACAAATCGGGCCACAACTTCGGGTTATTGGAAAGCCACGGGCAAGGATCGGACGGTGCTAGATCCTCGAACCCGTACGACTGTGGGGATGAGAAAAACTTTAGTCTTCTACAAGAATAGAGCTCCTAATGGAATTAAAACAGGTTGGATCATGCATGAATTCCGCCTCGAAAATCCAAACGTACCCCCTAAG GAAGATTGGGTGTTATGTCGAGTATTTCACAAAGCTAAAGCTGagaacagcagtaacaacaacattCTCAGCCCACAAAACACGTACGAGGTTGGTGTTGTTAGCTCTCCCAATAATAATATGGACCAGTACCATGCCTTGCCTTACGGCGGCTACCGCCCGAATATGGCGGCCGCCGCAGTCTCCCAACGCCCTTTTCATCAAAGGCAGAAGTTGTTTGATTTAATGGAAGAAGACAACAACCAAAGCAGCTATCCTCAGTTATCTCAAGAAATGAACAAAGCTCCATCGAATGATCAAATAGACGAGGATGAGTATGGGTTCTTGTTGGACATGAATTTTGAAGATCAAAGTTTACAAGATGGAGGAGTGCATTCGAGCATTGATGACATGCGATTTGATAATAATAACAGCTTGGTATTCATTTAA